A part of Pseudochaenichthys georgianus chromosome 23, fPseGeo1.2, whole genome shotgun sequence genomic DNA contains:
- the akap14 gene encoding A-kinase anchor protein 14, protein MEEGQHPTLKMNLTTESAQLVKTLLDKQRHPVSPDSPPSEMKTITWVAIRDFTVEEGKRQIEEYIQTWELLPCWLHSLDFLCSTEKEHSTFHHYEARFSTTTWRKPIQGTASVYFVVYIPQVRPHTLPVEVHFAVESNRLMHTPRRTRFREGWLVDVIDSKTLLRNAVNL, encoded by the coding sequence ATGGAAGAGGGACAACATCCAACACTAAAGATGAATTTAACAACAGAGTCAGCTCAACTTGTGAAGACTTTGCTGGACAAACAGCGCCACCCAGTCTCTCCCGACTCTCCTCCCAGTGAGATGAAGACTATAACCTGGGTTGCTATCAGAGACTTTACAGTGGAAGAGGGGAAAAGGCAGATTGAGGAGTACATTCAGACCTGGGAGCTGCTGCCCTGCTGGCTCCACAGCCTGGACTTCCTCTGCTCCACTGAGAAGGAACATAGCACCTTCCACCACTACGAGGCCCGCTTCAGTACCACGACCTGGAGGAAGCCCATTCAGGGGACAGCTAGCGTGTATTTCGTGGTGTACATCCCTCAAGTTAGACCCCACACTCTGCCCGTGGAGGTGCACTTTGCGGTGGAGTCAAACCGGCTGATGCACACCCCCAGGAGGACCAGGTTCAGAGAGGGGTGGCTGGTGGATGTCATTGATAGCAAGACCCTGCTCCGAAACGCGGTCAACCTTTGA